The Chitinispirillales bacterium genomic interval TGAGCAGATTTCGCTTCGCAGTGCGAAAATTAATACGATTGATTCTAAGATTACAAGTATTGACAATTCGCTTGTTAATATTGAATATAGAATTCAGGCGATTAACGAAAGTTATGAAAAAATTGATAAGGCGAACGAAAAAATTGGAACATTGTCATCGATTATTTCAAAAATAAACACCGATATTTCTTTTGTCGAAGAGAATTTGAAATTAGTGAGCGAGGTGAAAGAAAAGTCTGATGCGGCTATTTTGGTCCTGGGTACGATAGAAAACAGAATAGACGCTTTACACTTAAAAGAAAAACAAGTTTATGTTCTTGAAAGCGAAATTGATAAGTTATCGCTTCTTTCGGACGATGTAAATGCGAAAATTTCTACGTTAAAAAATGACGAAAGAGAAATCGTTGACGCGGTTGAAAAGGCAAGTGAGTTGAGATTTTTAATAGGGGAATTGGAAAGTAAACTTTCGGAGTTTAGAAAGGAGAAAGAGGATCTTGTCGGCAAACGATAATGATTTTCTGACCCGCGACTCATCACGCTTTATTCCTTTTGATACTTTGGACGAATCCAGCGATGCGTTCATGAGTAAAATTGAAGGAATAAATATAAATTACAAAACATATGATCTGAAAAAGATAGAAAACGCATATCGTTTTGCTTATAACGCTCACGAAAAACAAAGAAGAAAATCCGGTGAACTTTATATAATGCACCCTGTTTCCGTTTCTATTATTTTGGCGAAATTAAATCAAGATACCGTTACTATTTGCGCGGCTTTACTTCACGATGTTATCGAAGATACAAAATATGAATATGACGACATAAAGCAAATTTTTGGCGCTGAAATAGCAAACGTTGTTGATGGCGTAACAAAAGTTTCCGGTGCGGAAAAAGAGGTTTTAAAAGAGCAGTATATGGCGGAAACTTACAGAAAAATGATTTTGGCGACTTCAAAAAATCCGCGAACCATTATGGTGAAATTAGTTGACCGCTTGCACAATTTATCGACTCTGGAAACGTTGAGACCGGAACGGCAAAAAGCTATAGCGACGGAAACGCTTGAGATATACGCGCCTATCGCAGCTGAAATAGGTGCGTATGTCCTTAAAACGAAACTTGAAGATATTTCAATGATGTATGTGTTTCCGGAAGATTATGATATTATTTGCCGGCATACCGATGCCAAAAGTGAAGTAAATAATCGTATTATGGAAAATTTTCGTGAAAAAATCAATAGTGCTTTGAGTGCGGATTTTGCCGACGAATGCGTTGTTTCTTGCAGATTGAAAGGTATCTATTCGATTTATAGAAAACATATAGACCGAGAAGTGCCTTATGAAGAGATTTTTGATATTATCGGGTGCAGGATTGTTTGCAAAGAAGAATCCGATTGTTATAAAATTTTGGGAATATTGCATAAAGTTTGGAAACCTATGTTTGATAAAATTAAAGATTACATTGCGGTTCCCAAAGATAATGGGTATAAATCAATTCATACTACGCTTGTCGATAGTGAAACCGGACGTCACGTTGAAGTTCAGATAAGAACTTGGGTTATGGATATAGAAGCCGATTATGGTTTTTCCGCACATGGAATTTATAAAGATAATAGTAAAAAAATAAAATGGCTTAACGAGTTTCCGCTTTGGGAAAAGGAATTTGCCGATACTTCCGAATTTATGTCGTTACTTAAAAGCAATATTGCAACGAGCGAAATTACAGTATATACTAAAGAAGGCGGGAACGTTGTAAAGCTTCCCGACGGGGCTGTCGTACTTGATTTGGCATATTATTTAAGCGTTGAAAAAGGTAATAAATGCTGTGGAGCGATTGTTGACGGGAAATTGGAGTCTATTTACAGAAAATTGTTAAATAACGAAACCGTCAGTCTGCTTACAAGTACCGATACTAAACCTAATGTAGAGTGGCTCTCAAGAGTAAGAACGCCTAAAGCTAAGGCGGCGATAAAAGAACGAATTCGAAAATTGGAAATGGATGATAAAACAAATACCGCATTCAGTTTATTGTTGAACGCTTACGATTATGTAAAAGATAAGATCTCTTTTGACGAGTACAAAAAAGAAATCTTAAGTTATTTTGGATTTTATGATGAAAAAGCGCTTTATGAAAAAATTTGTTCAGGTGAAATGACGATTGATAATATTTTAACATTTACCGGAAATATTACAAAAGATCCGGCTTTTGGCGGCGGAACGTTTGCAGACATGATTGTTAGTAACCATAAACGTTACAGAGTTATCGTAAATTCTCTTAAAAATTCAGGTACAATTCGTTCGGCGGTTTGTTGTAATCCGATTCCAGGAGAAAGAATTATAGGGTTTCGTATAAGCGGTGACAGGGGAATAAGCGTTCATCGGGAGAATTGCGCTAATGCTTTGTTCTTTGCGGACGATACTGATAGAGTTGTTTTTTGCGATTGGGCGGACGGTGTAAATGCCGGAGTGTTTTTAGAGGATATTGTAATTATCGGGATAGATAAGGAAAGATTTCTTTTAAATGTTATGGAGTTTTTTGACAGAAGAAAAATTAAATGCGCTAATGTAGATTTCAGCAGGAAAAGCGGTTCTGTAAAATTATTATTGAGCGTTGAAGTTAGAAATGTCAAAGAATTGTCCGATTTGCTTAAAGAAGCCAAGAGGATAAAAGGAGTTTCTTCCGTTGTTAGAAATTTGGCTTTAAATCGAATTCGTTAACAAAGGATATTACATGGAAAATATTTTCAAAAAAACCTATGAATTATCAAAATTTATTGACGGCGTAAGATTGCAGAATAAAAAAATTGTTTCGACTAACGGATGTTTTGATATTTTACATAGAGGGCATATACGCTATCTTAACGATACCGCAAAATTGGGTGATGTTTTGGTCGTAGGAATAAATTCGGATAAAAGCGTAAGGTCGTTGAAAGGGGAGAATCGCCCGATTCAAAGCGAGGACGATAGAGCATATATTCTAGTTTCGCTTAAAGCGGTCGATGCGGTGTTTATTTTCGACGAATTGACCCCGTACGGATTTATAGAAGTTGTAAAACCTGACATTCACACTAAAGGCGGCGATTACGAAATAGAAAACCTTCCGGAGACTAAAATCGTTGAAAAATACGGCGGTTCAGTGAAAATATTGAAGTTTTTTGACGGATATTCCACTACAAAAATAGTACAAAAATTGAACGGAGATTAGAAATTTATTCCGAATTTTTTAATTTCTTCAATAAAGATTTTAGGCGTTTTAGGCGAACATAACGCTCCCGCTTCGTTAAGAATTTTTATATCGCGAAATCCCCAGCCTGCGCCTATTCCTAAAATCCCTGCGTTTTTTGCCGTTAAAATGTCTTCCGGCGAATCGCCGACAAAAACTACTTCGGATTTGTCAAAATTCCATAATTTTATGACTTTGTTGAGCATGAACGGGTCGGGTTTTATCGGTATGTTTTCTTTTTGTCCGAAAAACGGATTTATTTTCCAGGGTTTTAGATATTTTTTTCTGCAAATTTGCGCGATGTTGTTCGGTTTGTTGGTAACCACTGCAATTTTGCAGTTTTTTTTTGTAAGGCAATCCAAAACTTCGTCCATTCCGTAATAAATTCTTGTGGAACTTTGAATTGTTTCTGTAGTTTCATAAATTTTTATATATTCTCTGCAAAACAATTCTTTTTCTTCATCGTTAAAATTTTGATTCGGGAGCGCTCTTTCGACGAGTTTTTTCGCTCCGTTTCCAATCATTTTTTTTACACTTTCACGGCTGTGCAGTGCAAAATTATGATTTCTTAAGAACCTGTTTAACGAATCTTTTATGTCGTCCAAAGTATCCAAAAGCGTCCCGTCTAGGTCAAAAACAAAACCTTTAATCATAAAATATCCTTACTTGGGATAAACTTCCGTTCAAAAATACTAATTTTACGCTTTGCAAATATTATTTTAGCAATGAATTTTTGAGAAAACGGGAAACTATTGGTAACCGCGATATTTATTTTTTCGGCAGTTGCGGCGTTGGAATGCTGTATAACGATAACTTTTCCTCAAAAAGTTATCGACTTAATTTCGAGGTTTGAGGCAAGCGACGTGAACGACGAAAAGATTAAACAAGAGCCGCTCGTTGTCAAAATTTTTGCTTTTACGGATCTGTTAATCCGTATTGTTTTGCCGATTTTGCTTTTGCTGTCACAGTTTCAAAGGTTTCATATTTACGCTTGGATATTCATAGCGGAATTTTTTATAAGTGACATTATTTTGTCGAAAGTCGCAAAAAAATATTATCTTACAATTCTACTTTCGGCGACGGAATTATGTATTTTTACCGATGTAATAAGAAGTAGTTTTTTGGCGTTGCGGCATAACGGTTTTTGATTTTTGGGGGAGTATGAAAAAAGTATTCGTAGTAGTTTTTTCGGCGTTTTTAGTTTACGTGGTTTATGCGCAGGAACTCAAGTTTGATATGTCGCAGCTTAACCAAAGTATGGGAAATATCGTTTCACAAGATTCAGATTTTGTGGATTCTGCCGATGGGAATCAAGACGGGGTAGGAATAATTTTGCTCAGAATTGTCGGCTCGCTGGCTTTAGTCTTGGCGATTTTTGCAGCGGCTGTTTGGGGTATTCGCAAATCGGGGATTATGGGGCATGGCGCGGCAGTCCCCGCTCTTCAAACGCCTTCGATGAGCGTTCTCGAAGCGTTATCGACAGGGTATAACGGAACAATTTTGCTTGTACGTTGCGAAGAGCAGGTTTTTTTGATAGGACAGACCCCCGCAAATTACACGTTTTTGCAAGAATTGCAGGAAGGCGTCGCTAAAAAAATCATTGAAAGCAAGGGCGGAGGCGAAACGATAGGGGCATTCAAAAATTCGCTTGCGAATTTTATGCAAAACCTGAAAATTCAGAAAAACACTTTGCAGTCGTAAAAAGAGAGCGTTTATGAAAAAATTTCTTCCTGTGATTTTATTTTTAGCGTCGGCTGTTTCGGCGCAGGTTTTGCCGTCACTGACGCTTTCGCTCAACCAAACCGCAAATCCGGAAGACGTTGCGGTTTCACTGCAAATAGTGTTTTTAATCACAATTTTAGCGCTGGCTCCGTCGATTCTTGTAATGATGACGTCTTTTGTTCGGATAATAATTGTCTTTTCGTTTATTCGCCGCGCTATCGGACTGCAAACGATGCCGCCCGACCAAATTTTGGTGGGACTTGCGCTGTTTTTGACTTTTTATATTATGACGCCTACGTTTACGCAAATTAACGACACGGCGTTACAGCCGTATTTGTCAAAACAAATTTCATGGCAGCAGGGAATTGAAAACGCCGGTATTCCGATGAAAAAATTTATGCTTCGTCAAGTTTATGAGAAAGATGTCGCTCTGCTTATGAGAATCGCTGGCAAGACTCCGCCGAAAACAGCGATGGAAATAGGTTTTGACGTGCTTATTCCGTCGTTTATGATAAGCGAATTGAAAACCGCTTTCATTTTTGGGTTTATAATTTATTTGCCGTTTTTGGTTGTGGATATGGTAGTGGCGAGCGTTCTTTTGTCAATGGGTATGATGATGCTTCCGCCGACGACGATTTCACTTCCGTTTAAGGTAATTTTGTTCGTTTTGATTGACGGCTGGAATTTGACCGTCAAGCAGTTGGTCGGCTCATTTTTCTGAAAAGAGGTTGAATTATGAATATGTCCGTTGTGCTTGATTTGGGAAACGAATGTTTGCTTTTGATACTCATTTTATCTGCGCCGCTTTTGGTTGTGGGGCTTTTAGTCGGATTGATTGTCGGCGTTTTTCAGGCGGTTACGCAAATTCACGAAATGACGCTTACGTTTATTCCCAAAATCGTTTCGATTTTCGGAATTCTGGTATTGCTTTTGCCATGGATGACGATGCGGATGGTAGAATACACGATTCGGTTGTTCAATATGTTTCCAACGCTTATGAGGTGAAAAATTGGAGGCGCTGCCGCTTGTTGCCGACATTGAGTTGTTCGGGCTGATTTTTGCCCGCATGACCGTGATTTTGATGCTTTTCCCGATTTTCGGATATTCTATTTTACCCGCTCAGTACCGTGTCGGGTTTTCGTTTTTTATGTCGCTTTTGCTTTTTCCGCTATTAAAATCTAATTTTGTAGAATTGCAAATTTCAAATTATTTCCAGTTTTTCTGGCTTATGTTTCGTGAAGCGGGAATCGGCGCAATGATTGGCTTTTTTACAAGATTTTTATTTGCGGCGGTGAGTTTTGCCGGTGAATTTGTTGATATGCAATTGGGATTTTCTATGGTACAGATGCCTGACCCAATAAACGAAGGCGAGATGGCGACGGTGACGGGATATTTTTATCTTTTAATTTTCGGAATTGCTTTTTTAATGCTTAACGGGCATTATTTTTTGCTTTTGGCAGTGCAAAAATGCTTTGCCGTAATGCCGCCTGGACAGGCTGTTTTAGATATAAATACCATAGTCCCGATGAGTTTGAAACTTCTTCAAAATTTGTTGGAAATCGCGGTTCGGCTTTCCGCTCCGATAATTATCGTTATGATGATAACTACTTTTGCTTTGGGAATTATCGCAAAAACTATGCCGCAAATGAACGTTTTCGTGGTCGGTATGCCGCTGAAAATCGGAATCGGGTTTATTTTGATGATAGTGACTTTACCTGTAATGCTGCAATTTTTTTCTGTAGCGGTCAAACAAATGTATAAAGATATATGGACACTTCTTTTGAGAATGGCGGGTAGTTAATGCCGGAAGAAGAAGATTCGGGCGAGAAAACCGAAGAGCCGACTTCCAAACGGCGAGAGGACGCTCGAAAAGAAGGAAACGTTTCCAAAAGTACGGAAGTAAGTACGGTTTTTGTGCTGCTTGCGGCGCTTCTTTTTTTACGGTTTTTTTTCAAAAATACGTATATAGGAATTACAAACGGCGTAAATTTGGCAGCCGATTATCTAAAACCTGAGATAATGCGTAACATTTCCTACAATACGATGTTGCAAATTTTAAACGAAAATCTTTTGCTTTCACTTAAAAGTTTTCTGCCGGTGGCGTTGTTTATTATGTTTTGGGGAATATTTTCAAACTTAATTCAAGTCGGATTTCTTTTCACTACAAAGCCGCTTGAGCCGAAACTTTCCAAAATAAATCCGATTAGCGGGTTCAAAAGAATGTTTTCAATGCGCTCTATTGTCGAGACCGTAAAAAACGTTATGAAATTAGTCGTCATCGGATTCGTAGCGTATATCGCGATAAAAGGCAGATTGAACGAAATGATGAGCAGTATAAACGAAAGCGTCTCTTCAATCTCGGTTTTTATGATGCTTTTGATATTCGACGTATCAATAAAAATCGTTTTGACGCTTTTAGTAATCGCAATTTTGGATTACGCATATCAGCGTTATGAATACGAGCGGAAATTAAAAATGACCAAACAGCAGATAAAAGACGAACATAAAATGACTGAAGGTAACCCGCAGATTAAAGGCAGGATTCGTCAGCTGCAACGCGAAATGTCACGCAGAAGAATGATGGAAAACGTGCCTAAAGCGACAGTTGTCGTAACGAACCCGACACACTTATCTATCGCAATCCAATACGAGCAGGAAACGATGGAAGCGCCGCTTATCGTGGCGAAAGGCGCGGACAATATCGCTCTTAAAATCCGTGAAATTGCGAAAGAACATAACATTCCGCTTTACGAAGACGTGCCGCTTGCCAGAGCGATGTATGACAAAGTTGAGCCGGGGGACAGCGTTCCGCAGGAATTTTTTGCGGCGGTCGCCGAAATCATCGCTTATGTTTACAGATTACAGGGAAAAACTGTTTAGAAACGATTTATTATATGAAGAAGAAGAAAAGAAGAGCATTGCCGTCAAGGAAGAAGAAATCCATACTTCCATGGCTTTTTCTGTTTTCAGTTTTATTCATACCGTTCGGCATGAATAAATTTACTTTTATTGTCGAAGATATTCTGACACAGGCGGGGGCAGATTCGGTTTCTGTGGGCAAGGTATCCGTTTCTCTGTTAAGAGGAATATGTATTGAAAATCTTTCAACCTATAAGCGCAGAAATGCGCAGGAGTATTATACCGTACATATTTCACGGATTTTTATTCGCGGCAAAATTCCGGCTTTGGGTTCTATGGTTTTGGGAAGAGAAAAGGGAGGCAAAGTAAAAAGAGATATATTTATGGAAGTTTACAGTAAACCCATTGGACTTGTCTCAGAAGCGTTTTCGGGGCTGGCGGCGCTTGGTTTATTAAAAGAAATAGAGTTTAACAATGCGAGCATACGTTTTATGAATAAGGGCAAAGTTAATGTATCCGCCGAAAACGCAGCGGCAAAACTTTCAATAAACGGCGGTATTTTCAAAGGAAAAGCGTCCATAGCCGG includes:
- a CDS encoding HAD family hydrolase, which encodes MIKGFVFDLDGTLLDTLDDIKDSLNRFLRNHNFALHSRESVKKMIGNGAKKLVERALPNQNFNDEEKELFCREYIKIYETTETIQSSTRIYYGMDEVLDCLTKKNCKIAVVTNKPNNIAQICRKKYLKPWKINPFFGQKENIPIKPDPFMLNKVIKLWNFDKSEVVFVGDSPEDILTAKNAGILGIGAGWGFRDIKILNEAGALCSPKTPKIFIEEIKKFGINF
- the fliR gene encoding flagellar biosynthetic protein FliR, producing the protein MEALPLVADIELFGLIFARMTVILMLFPIFGYSILPAQYRVGFSFFMSLLLFPLLKSNFVELQISNYFQFFWLMFREAGIGAMIGFFTRFLFAAVSFAGEFVDMQLGFSMVQMPDPINEGEMATVTGYFYLLIFGIAFLMLNGHYFLLLAVQKCFAVMPPGQAVLDINTIVPMSLKLLQNLLEIAVRLSAPIIIVMMITTFALGIIAKTMPQMNVFVVGMPLKIGIGFILMIVTLPVMLQFFSVAVKQMYKDIWTLLLRMAGS
- a CDS encoding RelA/SpoT family protein is translated as MSANDNDFLTRDSSRFIPFDTLDESSDAFMSKIEGININYKTYDLKKIENAYRFAYNAHEKQRRKSGELYIMHPVSVSIILAKLNQDTVTICAALLHDVIEDTKYEYDDIKQIFGAEIANVVDGVTKVSGAEKEVLKEQYMAETYRKMILATSKNPRTIMVKLVDRLHNLSTLETLRPERQKAIATETLEIYAPIAAEIGAYVLKTKLEDISMMYVFPEDYDIICRHTDAKSEVNNRIMENFREKINSALSADFADECVVSCRLKGIYSIYRKHIDREVPYEEIFDIIGCRIVCKEESDCYKILGILHKVWKPMFDKIKDYIAVPKDNGYKSIHTTLVDSETGRHVEVQIRTWVMDIEADYGFSAHGIYKDNSKKIKWLNEFPLWEKEFADTSEFMSLLKSNIATSEITVYTKEGGNVVKLPDGAVVLDLAYYLSVEKGNKCCGAIVDGKLESIYRKLLNNETVSLLTSTDTKPNVEWLSRVRTPKAKAAIKERIRKLEMDDKTNTAFSLLLNAYDYVKDKISFDEYKKEILSYFGFYDEKALYEKICSGEMTIDNILTFTGNITKDPAFGGGTFADMIVSNHKRYRVIVNSLKNSGTIRSAVCCNPIPGERIIGFRISGDRGISVHRENCANALFFADDTDRVVFCDWADGVNAGVFLEDIVIIGIDKERFLLNVMEFFDRRKIKCANVDFSRKSGSVKLLLSVEVRNVKELSDLLKEAKRIKGVSSVVRNLALNRIR
- the fliP gene encoding flagellar type III secretion system pore protein FliP (The bacterial flagellar biogenesis protein FliP forms a type III secretion system (T3SS)-type pore required for flagellar assembly.), with the protein product MKKFLPVILFLASAVSAQVLPSLTLSLNQTANPEDVAVSLQIVFLITILALAPSILVMMTSFVRIIIVFSFIRRAIGLQTMPPDQILVGLALFLTFYIMTPTFTQINDTALQPYLSKQISWQQGIENAGIPMKKFMLRQVYEKDVALLMRIAGKTPPKTAMEIGFDVLIPSFMISELKTAFIFGFIIYLPFLVVDMVVASVLLSMGMMMLPPTTISLPFKVILFVLIDGWNLTVKQLVGSFF
- the rfaE2 gene encoding D-glycero-beta-D-manno-heptose 1-phosphate adenylyltransferase — translated: MENIFKKTYELSKFIDGVRLQNKKIVSTNGCFDILHRGHIRYLNDTAKLGDVLVVGINSDKSVRSLKGENRPIQSEDDRAYILVSLKAVDAVFIFDELTPYGFIEVVKPDIHTKGGDYEIENLPETKIVEKYGGSVKILKFFDGYSTTKIVQKLNGD
- the flhB gene encoding flagellar biosynthesis protein FlhB; translated protein: MPEEEDSGEKTEEPTSKRREDARKEGNVSKSTEVSTVFVLLAALLFLRFFFKNTYIGITNGVNLAADYLKPEIMRNISYNTMLQILNENLLLSLKSFLPVALFIMFWGIFSNLIQVGFLFTTKPLEPKLSKINPISGFKRMFSMRSIVETVKNVMKLVVIGFVAYIAIKGRLNEMMSSINESVSSISVFMMLLIFDVSIKIVLTLLVIAILDYAYQRYEYERKLKMTKQQIKDEHKMTEGNPQIKGRIRQLQREMSRRRMMENVPKATVVVTNPTHLSIAIQYEQETMEAPLIVAKGADNIALKIREIAKEHNIPLYEDVPLARAMYDKVEPGDSVPQEFFAAVAEIIAYVYRLQGKTV
- a CDS encoding flagellar biosynthetic protein FliO, with product MKKVFVVVFSAFLVYVVYAQELKFDMSQLNQSMGNIVSQDSDFVDSADGNQDGVGIILLRIVGSLALVLAIFAAAVWGIRKSGIMGHGAAVPALQTPSMSVLEALSTGYNGTILLVRCEEQVFLIGQTPANYTFLQELQEGVAKKIIESKGGGETIGAFKNSLANFMQNLKIQKNTLQS
- the fliQ gene encoding flagellar biosynthesis protein FliQ; this translates as MNMSVVLDLGNECLLLILILSAPLLVVGLLVGLIVGVFQAVTQIHEMTLTFIPKIVSIFGILVLLLPWMTMRMVEYTIRLFNMFPTLMR